A DNA window from Altererythrobacter sp. B11 contains the following coding sequences:
- a CDS encoding Mrp/NBP35 family ATP-binding protein, with translation MTSSEQIQQQIPSKLAGFVRSVRFKDGVATVVADASGLGRAAAAELQRELETHVGAVEGVAEVRVALMADRVARRIVAVGSGKGGVGKSTLTANLAVALARMGHKVGVVDADIYGPSQVMLLDPANQKARAEGEKLVPVESEFGVKLLSMGQLVQPGKAIAWRGPMTGNALGQLMDAHWGETEVLLVDLPPGTGDVQLTMLQKFKPAGAIVVSTPQDLALIDATRALDLFRQAQVPVIGLVENMAGYICPHCGEVSDPFGQGGAEAAARAMGETFLGRVPLAMEIRVASDAGQPPAANDGPQGAAFATIAANLASWLDSGQS, from the coding sequence ATGACCTCCTCTGAACAGATCCAGCAGCAGATTCCCTCCAAACTTGCCGGCTTCGTCCGCTCCGTCCGATTCAAGGACGGCGTGGCTACCGTGGTGGCCGATGCCTCCGGCCTCGGCCGCGCGGCGGCTGCCGAATTACAGCGCGAGCTGGAGACGCATGTCGGCGCCGTCGAAGGCGTGGCCGAAGTGCGCGTGGCGCTGATGGCCGATCGGGTGGCGCGGCGGATCGTGGCCGTGGGATCGGGCAAGGGCGGCGTGGGCAAATCCACCCTCACCGCCAATCTCGCCGTTGCCCTCGCCCGTATGGGCCACAAGGTCGGCGTGGTCGATGCCGACATCTATGGCCCCTCGCAGGTGATGCTGCTCGATCCCGCCAACCAGAAGGCGCGGGCGGAGGGGGAGAAGCTGGTGCCGGTGGAAAGCGAGTTCGGCGTCAAGCTGCTCTCCATGGGCCAGCTGGTCCAGCCCGGCAAGGCGATCGCCTGGCGCGGCCCGATGACGGGCAATGCGCTGGGTCAGCTGATGGACGCGCATTGGGGCGAGACCGAAGTGCTGCTGGTCGACCTGCCGCCGGGCACGGGCGACGTGCAGCTGACGATGCTGCAGAAGTTCAAGCCGGCGGGCGCCATCGTGGTCTCCACGCCGCAGGATCTGGCGCTGATCGACGCCACGCGGGCGCTGGACCTGTTCCGCCAGGCACAGGTGCCGGTGATCGGCCTGGTGGAGAACATGGCCGGCTATATCTGCCCGCATTGCGGCGAAGTGTCAGATCCCTTCGGGCAGGGCGGCGCCGAAGCCGCGGCGCGGGCGATGGGGGAAACCTTCCTCGGCCGCGTTCCGCTGGCAATGGAAATCCGCGTGGCGAGCGACGCGGGCCAGCCCCCCGCCGCCAATGACGGCCCGCAGGGGGCGGCCTTCGCCACGATCGCCGCCAACCTCGCAAGCTGGCTCGACAGCGGGCAGAGCTAG
- the hflK gene encoding FtsH protease activity modulator HflK, with the protein MAGKRNPWGKPGGDKGGGEGGDAEGAGGEGGTPPSDDGAGPRGPRNPWLPSGGSEERPRRSASIEDIFKNRGPEGPRRRGGPGGPNFRMPQRPGGGSWFPLAIGALVLVWLGATSVHQIAPRERGLVTTFGAYSRTLDPGLNLTFPWPFQHVTVQNVSEIRRVRIPEGTQQKLILTGDQNLVDLSYQIRWYIKDLKQFEFQLADPEQTLREVAEAAMRASVAEHELDRVLSGAGRADIEQTVRERMQAVLDAYRSGIAVQGIDILKTDPPEQVVEDFKDVSAAQQDADTEINRAEAYAQQILAQAQGDAAAFDKIYEQYRLAPEVTRRRLYYETMESVLGKTDKTVIETDGVTPYLPLPEVRKRSSAPSAQPAEGQ; encoded by the coding sequence ATGGCCGGAAAGCGCAACCCCTGGGGCAAGCCCGGGGGAGACAAGGGTGGCGGCGAAGGTGGCGACGCTGAGGGTGCGGGCGGCGAAGGCGGCACGCCCCCGTCGGACGATGGCGCCGGCCCGCGCGGCCCGCGCAACCCCTGGCTTCCTTCCGGCGGGTCGGAAGAGCGGCCGCGCCGTTCTGCCAGCATAGAGGATATCTTCAAGAATCGCGGGCCGGAAGGCCCGCGCCGGCGCGGCGGGCCGGGCGGCCCCAATTTCCGCATGCCGCAGCGGCCCGGCGGTGGCAGCTGGTTCCCGCTGGCCATCGGCGCGCTGGTGCTGGTGTGGCTTGGCGCCACCAGCGTCCACCAGATCGCCCCGCGAGAGCGCGGGCTGGTGACGACCTTCGGCGCCTACAGCCGCACGCTGGATCCGGGCCTCAACCTGACCTTCCCGTGGCCCTTCCAGCATGTGACTGTGCAGAACGTCAGCGAAATCCGCCGTGTGCGGATCCCCGAAGGCACGCAGCAAAAGCTCATCCTGACGGGGGACCAGAACCTGGTCGACCTCAGCTATCAGATCCGCTGGTATATCAAGGATCTCAAGCAGTTCGAATTCCAGCTGGCCGATCCGGAGCAGACGCTGCGCGAAGTGGCGGAGGCGGCGATGCGCGCGTCCGTGGCCGAGCATGAGCTGGACCGCGTGCTGTCCGGCGCGGGCCGCGCCGATATCGAACAGACGGTGCGTGAGCGCATGCAGGCCGTGCTCGATGCCTATCGCTCCGGCATTGCCGTGCAGGGGATCGACATTCTGAAGACCGATCCGCCCGAGCAGGTGGTGGAGGATTTCAAGGACGTATCCGCCGCGCAGCAGGATGCCGACACCGAGATCAACCGGGCGGAAGCCTATGCGCAGCAGATCCTGGCGCAGGCACAGGGCGACGCCGCGGCGTTTGACAAGATCTATGAACAATACCGGCTGGCCCCGGAAGTGACCCGGCGCCGCCTTTATTATGAAACCATGGAAAGCGTGTTGGGCAAGACGGACAAGACGGTGATCGAAACCGATGGCGTGACGCCCTATCTGCCGCTGCCCGAAGTGCGCAAGCGCAGCAGCGCGCCCAGCGCCCAGCCGGCGGAGGGGCAGTGA
- the hflC gene encoding protease modulator HflC: MQSLWDDHKRSLIAIGVALLVALSFIIVVPETSQAVVVRAGEPVAVVNRFKPGQPFGSTGAGIWYRVPLLDRVQYVDKRVLDLDMEPQQVLSSDQQRLQVDAYARFRIIDPVKMVENAGTEENVEAQLQPILSSVLRQELGRRSFASLLTAERGTAMSNIRRKLDAQAREYGAQVIDVRIKRADLPEGTPLTAAFTRMQTDRQQEAATIRAQGRKNAQIIRAEAEAQAAKTYSAAYGKDPDFYDFYRAMESYRRTFEQGSGQSSIILGEDNEYLQQFRGKRR; the protein is encoded by the coding sequence ATGCAATCGCTCTGGGACGATCACAAGCGTTCGCTCATCGCGATTGGCGTGGCCCTGTTGGTTGCGCTCAGCTTCATCATCGTGGTGCCGGAAACGAGCCAGGCTGTGGTGGTGCGCGCAGGTGAGCCGGTGGCGGTGGTCAACCGCTTCAAGCCGGGGCAGCCCTTCGGCAGTACGGGCGCGGGTATATGGTACCGCGTGCCGCTGCTCGACAGGGTGCAGTATGTCGACAAGCGCGTGCTCGATCTGGATATGGAGCCGCAGCAAGTGCTCTCCAGCGATCAGCAGCGGCTGCAGGTGGATGCCTATGCGCGCTTCCGCATCATCGACCCGGTGAAGATGGTGGAGAATGCGGGCACGGAAGAGAATGTGGAGGCGCAGCTGCAGCCCATCCTTTCTTCCGTTCTCAGGCAGGAACTGGGTCGGCGCAGCTTCGCTTCGCTGCTCACGGCGGAGCGGGGCACGGCAATGTCCAACATCCGGCGGAAGCTGGATGCCCAGGCGCGCGAATATGGCGCGCAGGTGATCGACGTGCGGATCAAGCGGGCCGACCTTCCCGAAGGCACCCCCCTGACGGCGGCCTTCACCCGCATGCAGACCGATCGCCAGCAGGAAGCGGCGACGATCCGCGCGCAGGGACGCAAGAACGCCCAGATCATCCGGGCGGAGGCAGAGGCGCAGGCGGCCAAGACCTATTCGGCGGCCTATGGCAAGGATCCCGATTTCTACGATTTCTACCGCGCCATGGAGAGCTATCGCCGGACGTTCGAGCAGGGTTCGGGCCAGAGCAGCATCATCCTTGGCGAAGACAATGAGTATCTGCAGCAGTTCCGCGGCAAGCGCCGGTAA
- a CDS encoding Do family serine endopeptidase, translated as MRYSYGITGALLAGGAAISLITGHPAGAQVAQNDASKMTSVVPRAGAPVSFADLTEQLQPAVVNISTKQRVTVQTNPFANTPFADLFGDRGGGGGGSTTREAQSLGSGFLISADGYVVTNNHVIKPEGNAELESVTVTTADGTEYPAEVVGTDDASDLAVLKIKGSKAFPFVHFGDSSQSRVGDWVIAIGNPFGLGGTVTSGIVSAVYRNTGTSGAYDRYIQTDASINRGNSGGPLFDMQGNVIGINNAIFSPSGGSVGIGFAIPAETAAPIVDKLVKGEAIERGYLGVRINPVTDDFAEALGIPKNRGEFIQMVQPGEPADQAGLKAGDVVLTVNGKDVTPDQTLSFIVANIEPGRTVPLDVLRDGKRMKVNVKVGKRPSEEEIAAQSFDPNSDDPGDQPTAPQGGGTIEKAMGIQTLPLTAQIARQLGMPADTKGLVVAAVDPSADAAAKGIQRGTVILAANGEPVTSASDLEAVISEAQSAGRSAVLLRLKARGGPELTLPIRLR; from the coding sequence GTGCGCTATTCTTACGGCATTACCGGCGCCCTGCTGGCTGGCGGGGCGGCCATCTCTCTCATCACCGGCCACCCTGCAGGTGCACAGGTGGCGCAGAACGACGCCAGCAAGATGACTTCGGTTGTCCCCCGCGCCGGCGCTCCCGTCAGCTTTGCCGATCTAACCGAGCAATTGCAGCCGGCGGTGGTGAACATCTCCACCAAGCAGCGCGTGACGGTTCAGACAAACCCCTTCGCCAACACGCCCTTCGCCGATCTGTTCGGCGATCGCGGAGGCGGGGGCGGCGGCTCCACGACGCGTGAGGCGCAGTCGCTCGGGTCCGGTTTCCTGATCTCGGCCGATGGCTATGTCGTGACCAACAATCACGTGATCAAGCCGGAGGGCAATGCGGAGCTGGAATCGGTCACCGTCACCACCGCGGATGGCACGGAATATCCCGCCGAAGTGGTCGGCACGGACGATGCGTCGGACCTCGCCGTGCTCAAGATCAAGGGCAGCAAGGCCTTCCCCTTTGTGCATTTCGGCGATTCCAGCCAGTCCCGCGTGGGCGATTGGGTGATCGCGATCGGCAATCCCTTCGGGCTTGGCGGGACCGTCACCAGCGGCATCGTTTCGGCCGTCTATCGCAACACCGGCACCAGCGGCGCCTATGACCGCTACATCCAGACCGATGCCAGCATCAATCGCGGCAATTCGGGCGGCCCGTTGTTCGACATGCAGGGCAATGTGATCGGCATCAACAATGCCATCTTCTCGCCCTCCGGCGGCAGCGTGGGCATCGGTTTCGCGATCCCGGCGGAAACCGCGGCGCCGATCGTGGACAAGCTGGTGAAGGGCGAAGCGATCGAGCGCGGCTATCTGGGCGTGCGCATCAATCCGGTGACCGATGATTTCGCCGAAGCGCTGGGTATTCCCAAGAACCGCGGCGAGTTCATCCAGATGGTGCAGCCGGGCGAACCGGCGGACCAGGCCGGGCTGAAGGCGGGCGACGTGGTGCTGACGGTGAACGGCAAGGATGTGACGCCGGACCAGACGCTGTCCTTCATCGTCGCCAATATCGAGCCGGGCCGCACCGTGCCGCTCGACGTCCTGCGGGATGGCAAGCGGATGAAGGTGAATGTGAAGGTCGGCAAGCGACCGAGCGAGGAAGAGATCGCGGCGCAGAGCTTCGACCCCAATAGCGACGATCCCGGCGATCAGCCGACGGCCCCCCAGGGCGGCGGCACGATTGAGAAGGCCATGGGTATCCAGACCCTGCCGCTGACGGCGCAGATCGCCCGCCAGCTGGGCATGCCGGCCGACACCAAGGGGCTGGTGGTCGCGGCCGTCGATCCCAGCGCCGATGCGGCCGCCAAGGGCATCCAGCGCGGCACCGTGATCCTGGCCGCCAATGGCGAGCCGGTGACGAGCGCGAGCGATCTGGAGGCGGTGATCAGCGAGGCGCAGTCTGCCGGCCGTTCCGCCGTGCTGCTGCGGCTCAAGGCACGCGGCGGGCCGGAACTGACCCTGCCGATACGCCTCCGCTAA
- a CDS encoding PBP1A family penicillin-binding protein — protein MAKRRGSGPGPKKDAARGSRPAWWKVWLRRLVVWGGALALLGALALGTAVYFAARNIPSFTALMNSQNGQTIVVRARDGTEIVSLGPSYGEWLRSDEIPQVMKDAMVAVEDRRFYMHFGVDPIGLARAVLVSFRNDERVSATSTITQQLARNVFLNSNRSLDRKLREAVLAMALEAKFSKEQILELYLNKVYFGGGAYGIDSASRKFFSHSARDLSIGEAAIIAGLVKAPSRYAPTADVDAAVSRANVVLAQMRKYGAIGAAEADSVDVSAVKLKPEAGQNSIRYFTDWTLSQLDLLLPGGSFEPIEVWTTIDVGMQRAATAAIKSNAPKGAQGALVSLDRDGAVLAMVGGTDYVKSSYNRATEALRQPGSAWKLFVYLAALEAGYKPDDRVVDEPVTIGDWSPHNSGNSYAGEIDVRTAFAYSKNTVAAQLGNEVGFSTVASMARRFGISTPISTYPSMVLGTSEVRVIDLTRAFAAVQAGGQSVEPYGITKVTGANGEVLYEHEPSRSTQLVPDYIAAGMTDLLQTAVNTGTGRAAQIGRPVAGKTGTTSSNKDGWFVGFSSGITTGVWMGRDDARAVSGLSGGRAPAQAFAAYMRYAVKDRPVEQFETELTLPDWQLEPDDEWLYGDPGEEYYYVDEQGNLIEPGGRKRPQGPDFPIEGELPPQSPSAPGRPTPGSTQQAPQRGPAPPAASDDFLDRATGREEPQAQQRNRRPPAPGQTPFNEAFGN, from the coding sequence ATGGCAAAGCGAAGGGGCAGCGGCCCCGGTCCGAAGAAAGACGCGGCGCGCGGTTCGCGGCCGGCCTGGTGGAAAGTCTGGCTGCGGCGGCTGGTTGTGTGGGGCGGCGCCCTGGCGCTGCTCGGCGCGCTGGCGCTGGGCACGGCGGTGTATTTCGCCGCCCGCAACATTCCCAGCTTCACCGCCCTGATGAACAGCCAGAACGGCCAGACCATCGTGGTGCGGGCGCGCGACGGAACGGAGATCGTCTCGCTCGGCCCCAGCTACGGCGAGTGGCTGCGCTCCGACGAAATCCCGCAGGTGATGAAGGATGCCATGGTCGCGGTGGAGGATCGCCGCTTCTACATGCATTTCGGCGTCGATCCGATCGGCCTTGCCCGTGCGGTGCTCGTCTCCTTCCGCAATGACGAACGGGTTTCTGCCACCTCCACCATCACCCAGCAGCTGGCCCGCAATGTCTTCCTCAATTCCAACCGCAGCCTGGACCGCAAGCTGCGCGAAGCGGTGCTGGCGATGGCGCTGGAGGCGAAGTTCTCCAAGGAACAGATCCTCGAGCTCTATCTGAACAAGGTCTATTTCGGCGGCGGCGCCTATGGCATCGATTCCGCCAGCCGGAAGTTCTTCAGCCATTCCGCGCGCGACCTTTCCATCGGCGAGGCGGCGATCATCGCGGGGCTGGTGAAGGCACCCAGCCGCTATGCCCCCACAGCCGATGTGGATGCGGCGGTGAGCCGCGCCAATGTGGTGCTGGCGCAAATGCGCAAATATGGCGCGATCGGCGCGGCGGAGGCGGACAGCGTGGATGTGTCCGCCGTGAAGCTGAAGCCCGAGGCGGGGCAGAATTCGATCCGCTATTTCACCGACTGGACGCTGTCGCAGCTCGACCTGCTGCTGCCCGGCGGCAGCTTCGAACCGATCGAGGTGTGGACCACGATCGATGTGGGGATGCAGCGGGCGGCGACCGCCGCGATCAAGAGCAATGCCCCCAAGGGAGCGCAGGGGGCGCTCGTCAGCCTCGATCGCGATGGCGCGGTGCTGGCGATGGTGGGCGGCACGGATTACGTGAAGAGCAGCTACAACCGCGCGACAGAGGCGCTGCGCCAGCCGGGATCGGCGTGGAAGCTGTTCGTCTATCTCGCCGCGCTGGAAGCCGGCTACAAGCCCGATGACCGGGTGGTGGACGAACCCGTGACGATCGGCGACTGGAGCCCGCACAATTCGGGCAACAGCTATGCCGGCGAGATCGATGTGCGCACGGCCTTCGCCTATTCCAAGAACACGGTGGCGGCGCAGCTGGGCAACGAGGTGGGCTTCTCCACCGTCGCTTCCATGGCCCGCCGCTTCGGTATCAGTACGCCGATCTCCACCTATCCTTCGATGGTGCTGGGCACGTCGGAAGTGCGGGTGATCGACCTGACGCGCGCCTTCGCCGCAGTGCAGGCGGGCGGCCAGTCGGTGGAACCCTATGGCATCACCAAGGTGACCGGCGCCAATGGCGAAGTGCTTTATGAGCACGAGCCTTCGCGCAGCACGCAACTGGTGCCCGATTACATCGCCGCCGGAATGACCGACCTGTTGCAGACCGCCGTCAACACCGGCACCGGCCGCGCCGCCCAGATCGGCCGCCCGGTGGCTGGCAAGACGGGCACCACCAGCAGCAACAAGGATGGCTGGTTCGTCGGCTTTTCCAGCGGCATCACCACCGGCGTGTGGATGGGGCGCGACGATGCCAGGGCCGTATCCGGCCTGTCCGGCGGCCGCGCCCCGGCGCAGGCCTTCGCCGCCTATATGCGTTACGCGGTGAAGGACCGGCCGGTGGAGCAGTTCGAAACCGAGCTGACCCTGCCCGACTGGCAGCTCGAGCCCGATGACGAGTGGCTCTATGGCGATCCGGGCGAGGAATATTACTATGTGGACGAGCAGGGCAATCTGATCGAACCGGGTGGGCGCAAGCGGCCACAGGGGCCGGATTTCCCGATCGAGGGGGAGCTTCCGCCGCAATCGCCGTCCGCCCCCGGCCGCCCCACGCCCGGCTCCACCCAGCAAGCGCCGCAGCGCGGCCCCGCCCCGCCGGCGGCAAGCGACGATTTCCTCGATCGCGCTACGGGGCGGGAGGAACCGCAGGCCCAGCAGCGCAATCGCCGGCCGCCGGCCCCGGGGCAGACGCCCTTCAACGAAGCCTTCGGGAATTGA
- the msrB gene encoding peptide-methionine (R)-S-oxide reductase MsrB has translation MADKIEMSEQEWRERLTPEQYHVLREAGTERAFTGKYEKNKAAGEYVCAACGLPLFESDAKYDSGSGWPSFTRPADGDAVEERTDSSHGMVRTEVMCARCSGHLGHVFPDGPGPEGMRYCINSAALDFKPEDK, from the coding sequence ATGGCCGACAAGATCGAAATGAGCGAGCAGGAATGGCGCGAGCGCCTGACGCCGGAGCAGTATCACGTGCTGCGCGAAGCGGGGACCGAGCGCGCCTTCACCGGCAAGTATGAAAAGAACAAGGCCGCGGGCGAATATGTCTGCGCCGCATGCGGCCTGCCGCTGTTCGAAAGCGACGCGAAATACGACAGCGGCTCCGGCTGGCCCAGCTTCACCCGCCCCGCCGATGGTGACGCGGTGGAGGAACGCACCGACAGTTCGCATGGCATGGTCCGCACGGAAGTGATGTGCGCGCGCTGTTCCGGCCATCTCGGCCATGTCTTTCCCGATGGCCCGGGGCCGGAAGGCATGCGCTATTGCATCAACAGCGCGGCGCTGGACTTCAAGCCGGAGGATAAGTGA
- a CDS encoding carotenoid oxygenase family protein: MGAFPQTIHFIGSNTPRRAEITIRDLEVEGEIPAAIDGAFFRAVPDNAHAPLFDEDIALNADGMIARFNFVEGAVDFDIRWVETERFLAEKEARRRLFGQYRNPFTDDESVAGMDRTVSNTTPVWHAGRLFMTKEDGRAYEINPHTLATLGKWDYYGALRSETFTAHPRIDPQTGEMFFFGYEAGGLCSDDIAYCIADRDGNLTREQWFKQPYLSTIHDFVITEKYAIWPIFPTTADLERIQSGGAHWAHQQDLESWIAIMPRYGDVSEMKWIKGPVGVSCFHEVNGYDDGDLVHLDLCLSATNAFSFMREAGGIDIPQHEIGGGLVRWTLDMSKDAPEIEERPLGPPGDLPRLADADQGRPYNRAWYLSMNPEGGPPMPGGPVGVNFNCLLRIEPGNGRLTALGVPPGAAISEPVHVPSPDAQHGGWLMSVVDIPQGPDPANYVSEVWIVEADEVEKGPIAKVKTGLPLRSQVHGSWVSRERMDTSKAHA, encoded by the coding sequence ATGGGCGCGTTTCCGCAGACCATCCATTTCATCGGCAGCAACACCCCGCGGCGGGCGGAGATCACCATCCGCGACCTGGAGGTGGAGGGCGAAATTCCCGCCGCCATCGACGGCGCCTTCTTCCGCGCCGTGCCCGACAATGCCCATGCCCCGCTGTTCGACGAGGACATCGCCCTGAACGCCGACGGCATGATCGCGCGCTTCAACTTCGTGGAGGGCGCGGTGGATTTCGACATCCGCTGGGTGGAGACGGAGCGGTTCCTGGCGGAAAAAGAGGCGCGGCGGCGGCTGTTCGGCCAGTATCGCAACCCCTTCACCGACGATGAAAGCGTGGCGGGGATGGACCGCACCGTGTCCAACACCACGCCGGTGTGGCACGCCGGCCGCCTGTTCATGACCAAGGAGGACGGGCGCGCTTACGAGATCAATCCGCACACGCTGGCGACGCTGGGCAAGTGGGATTATTACGGCGCGCTGCGATCGGAAACCTTCACCGCCCATCCGCGGATCGACCCGCAGACGGGCGAGATGTTCTTCTTCGGCTATGAAGCCGGCGGGCTTTGCAGCGACGACATCGCCTATTGCATCGCCGACCGCGACGGCAATCTGACGCGCGAACAATGGTTCAAGCAGCCCTATCTCTCCACGATCCACGATTTCGTGATCACCGAGAAATACGCGATCTGGCCGATCTTCCCGACTACCGCGGATCTGGAGCGCATCCAGTCCGGCGGGGCGCACTGGGCGCACCAACAGGATCTGGAAAGCTGGATCGCGATCATGCCCCGCTATGGCGACGTGTCGGAGATGAAGTGGATCAAGGGGCCGGTGGGCGTATCCTGCTTCCACGAGGTGAATGGCTATGACGATGGCGATCTGGTCCATCTGGACCTGTGCCTCAGCGCCACCAATGCCTTCTCCTTCATGCGCGAGGCCGGGGGCATCGACATTCCCCAGCACGAGATCGGCGGCGGGCTGGTGCGCTGGACGCTGGACATGAGCAAGGACGCGCCGGAGATCGAGGAGCGGCCGCTCGGCCCTCCGGGCGATCTGCCGCGCCTCGCCGATGCGGATCAGGGGCGGCCCTACAACCGCGCCTGGTATCTTTCCATGAACCCGGAAGGTGGCCCGCCCATGCCCGGCGGCCCGGTGGGGGTGAACTTCAACTGCCTGCTGCGGATCGAGCCGGGCAACGGCCGGCTGACCGCGCTAGGCGTGCCGCCCGGCGCGGCGATCAGCGAGCCGGTGCATGTCCCCTCCCCCGATGCGCAGCATGGCGGCTGGCTGATGAGCGTGGTGGATATTCCGCAGGGGCCGGACCCGGCGAATTATGTGTCGGAAGTGTGGATCGTCGAAGCGGACGAGGTGGAGAAGGGCCCGATCGCCAAGGTGAAGACGGGCCTCCCGCTGCGCAGCCAGGTGCATGGCAGCTGGGTGAGCCGCGAGCGGATGGATACCAGCAAGGCCCACGCCTGA
- a CDS encoding MarR family winged helix-turn-helix transcriptional regulator, giving the protein MVHELSEGPAAAPARLNKVATLHRLLKLNNRLMAPFSTHLSHRHDISLNEFRLLMAIGHLGPSASHELAAHTGVNAMSVSRAVATLEKHGRITVAPDPANRRRKTLSLTEEGERLYRIMLPQSVQVAEYLLSDLSDDDVAAFDRIMNTLIGTLEATDAEGRSRFLEATRPAGEGK; this is encoded by the coding sequence ATGGTTCACGAACTGTCGGAAGGGCCTGCGGCGGCGCCGGCGCGGCTCAACAAGGTGGCAACGCTGCACCGCCTGCTGAAGCTCAACAACCGGCTGATGGCCCCATTTTCCACGCATCTTTCGCATCGCCACGATATCAGCTTGAACGAATTCCGCCTGTTGATGGCGATCGGCCATCTCGGCCCCTCGGCCAGCCACGAACTGGCGGCCCACACCGGCGTGAACGCGATGAGCGTCAGCCGCGCGGTGGCGACGCTGGAAAAGCATGGCCGCATCACCGTGGCCCCCGATCCCGCCAATCGCCGGCGCAAGACGCTGAGCCTCACCGAGGAGGGGGAGCGGCTCTATCGCATCATGCTGCCGCAAAGCGTGCAGGTGGCCGAATATCTGCTCAGCGACTTGTCGGACGATGATGTCGCGGCATTCGACCGGATCATGAACACGCTGATCGGCACGCTGGAAGCCACCGATGCCGAAGGCCGCTCGCGCTTCCTCGAAGCCACCCGGCCGGCGGGGGAAGGGAAGTAA
- a CDS encoding nuclear transport factor 2 family protein: MEQDHRLRIEAECTRLINHYANLNDAQDWEAVARLYTEDARFMRPSGGDPVLGRAAILESFLARKPRAQRHVIANTVVDVDGPETARAFSAILLFQGDVAADGELPVMSANSPLVGWYRDRIVLTGEGWRFAERVGGLDFRP; the protein is encoded by the coding sequence ATGGAACAGGATCACCGGTTGCGGATCGAGGCGGAATGCACGCGCCTCATCAACCACTACGCCAATCTCAACGATGCGCAGGATTGGGAAGCGGTGGCGCGGCTCTATACCGAAGATGCGCGCTTCATGCGGCCGAGCGGGGGCGATCCGGTGCTGGGCCGCGCGGCCATTCTGGAGAGCTTCCTCGCCCGCAAGCCGCGCGCGCAGCGCCATGTGATCGCCAACACGGTGGTGGATGTGGACGGGCCGGAAACCGCGCGTGCCTTCAGCGCCATCCTGCTGTTCCAGGGCGATGTGGCGGCGGACGGCGAACTGCCGGTGATGAGCGCCAATTCCCCGCTGGTCGGCTGGTATCGCGACCGGATCGTGCTGACGGGCGAAGGCTGGCGCTTCGCCGAGCGTGTGGGCGGGCTGGACTTCCGGCCCTAG
- a CDS encoding MFS transporter, giving the protein MTGTRRLVALLLLAGVMVIDGYDLNAMALAQKYLAPELGLKETSFWVVHSAVLVGLGVGALGIAPLGDRIGRKWVIVGGCLTIAATTLATGLSASITAFALWRLLTGIALGACLANVSALSSEVAPQGRRSTVMAVVSAGIAIGAMLAGFTAPELVAWRGWQMLFFLPAVVALALALGLAAVLPAGPPPRAAARPGAGVPLVELLRPPLAFPLAVFATTYMLNAIALYMLVSWTPVVLPQAGFAVDLAVRLQGLLQGAGLFVSIFLAFLLDRWRPGATLTLGYLVIGAAFLAIWATPADPLWWGLLLVVAGGGVTGIHGALMALSPRLFPSHVLSSAIGAAVAISRIGAIAAPPIGAALIDGGISPAGYYLSLVVPVAACVLLTLLIPKAIARSGA; this is encoded by the coding sequence ATGACCGGCACCCGGCGCCTTGTCGCGCTGCTGCTGCTGGCGGGCGTGATGGTGATCGACGGCTATGACCTCAACGCCATGGCGCTGGCGCAGAAATATCTCGCGCCCGAGTTAGGCCTGAAGGAAACGAGCTTCTGGGTGGTCCATTCCGCCGTGCTGGTGGGGCTGGGCGTGGGCGCGCTGGGCATCGCCCCGCTGGGGGACCGGATCGGGCGCAAATGGGTGATCGTGGGGGGCTGCCTCACCATCGCCGCGACCACGCTGGCGACGGGGCTTTCCGCCAGCATCACCGCCTTCGCGCTGTGGCGCCTGCTGACCGGTATCGCGCTGGGCGCCTGCCTTGCCAATGTCTCCGCCCTCTCTTCCGAAGTGGCGCCGCAGGGGCGGCGCTCCACGGTGATGGCGGTGGTCTCCGCCGGGATCGCGATCGGCGCCATGCTGGCCGGCTTCACCGCGCCCGAACTGGTGGCATGGCGCGGCTGGCAGATGCTGTTCTTCCTGCCCGCCGTGGTCGCCCTCGCCCTCGCGCTGGGCCTCGCCGCCGTACTTCCCGCCGGCCCGCCGCCTCGCGCCGCCGCGCGGCCGGGCGCGGGCGTGCCGCTGGTGGAACTGCTGCGCCCGCCGCTGGCCTTCCCGCTGGCGGTGTTCGCCACGACCTACATGCTCAACGCCATTGCGCTCTACATGCTGGTGAGCTGGACGCCGGTGGTGCTGCCGCAGGCCGGCTTCGCGGTCGATCTGGCCGTGCGGTTGCAGGGCCTGCTGCAGGGCGCCGGCCTGTTCGTCAGCATCTTCCTGGCCTTCCTGCTCGACCGCTGGCGGCCCGGCGCCACGCTGACGCTGGGCTATCTGGTAATCGGCGCCGCCTTCCTCGCCATCTGGGCCACACCCGCCGATCCGCTGTGGTGGGGCCTGCTGCTGGTGGTGGCCGGCGGCGGGGTGACCGGCATCCATGGCGCGCTGATGGCACTGAGCCCGCGCCTGTTCCCCTCCCACGTGCTGTCCTCCGCCATCGGCGCGGCAGTGGCGATTTCGCGCATCGGCGCCATTGCCGCCCCGCCCATCGGCGCGGCATTGATCGACGGGGGTATTTCGCCCGCCGGCTATTACCTGTCGCTGGTGGTTCCGGTGGCCGCCTGCGTGTTGCTGACGCTGCTGATCCCGAAGGCAATCGCCCGTTCGGGGGCGTGA